From the Euphorbia lathyris chromosome 6, ddEupLath1.1, whole genome shotgun sequence genome, one window contains:
- the LOC136234100 gene encoding cysteine-rich receptor-like protein kinase 42 isoform X1 has protein sequence MMHCSSPKKYKRWVFCCMIYCYSLLISVSISDPRINQSGLYCGKMEATAAGLIPSFVKEMESLSQLITNTNTHLAYYHLNSTFPIYALAQCHQDLSQTDCLLCYASSRTKIPRCLPSPSARIFLDGCFLRYDKYDFFNESVSLFDTVQCSTSMDNNRFKFAESVGFVLGNVTRKAVDNGGFSVWGVDGVYALGQCWGTLGKYGCRVCLEKASKQLQTCGFKNEGRGMNAGCYLRYSTHKFYNFDDGGRQLGIHHGLGIAIAIVLAVAALVMLSLSAAYVIYLRLLKERQERSNLSMSLNKWSLNFKYETLEKATDYFNSSRKIGQGGSGSVYMGTLENGESVAVKRLIFNTRQWVDDFFNEVNLISGIEHKNLVKLIGCSIEGPESLLVYEYVHNRSLDRFIFGNDRFLNWKERFNIIVGTAEGLAYLHGGGCQARIIHRDIKSSNVLLDENLAPKIADFGLVRCFGADVSHLSTGIAGTIGYMAPEYLIRGQLTEKADVYSYGVLVLEIVMGKRCNAFIEDSKSLLQTVWQLYRSNRLVEAVDPSMKGQVTAPVCQVLQIGLLCTQASLSLRPSMEKVVEMLTNPETQIPLPNQPPFINANNN, from the exons ATGATGCATTGTTCAAGTCCAAAGAAATACAAAAGATGGGTCTTTTGTTGTATGATATACTGCTACTCGTTGTTGATCTCTGTGTCAATCTCAGATCCTCGAATAAACCAATCCGGGCTCTACTGCGGGAAGATGGAAGCGACAGCAGCCGGTCTaattccttctttcgtgaaagAAATGGAAAGTCTTTCGCAGCTGATAACAAACACCAATACCCATTTGGCTTATTACCAtctaaactcaacatttccTATCTATGCTTTGGCCCAATGTCATCAAGACCTTTCTCAAACCGATTGCCTCCTCTGCTACGCATCTTCTCGCACCAAAATCCCCCGTTGTCTCCCTTCTCCTTCCGCCCGAATCTTCTTGGACGGCTGCTTTCTTCGTTACGACAAATACGACTTCTTTAATGAGTCTGTCTCTCTTTTCGACACTGTACAATGTAGTACTAGTATGGATAATAATAGATTCAAGTTTGCTGAGAGTGTTGGGTTTGTTCTCGGGAATGTTACTAGAAAAGCTGTGGACAATGGTGGCTTTAGTGTTTGGGGGGTTGATGGTGTTTATGCTTTGGGCCAGTGCTGGGGAACTTTGGGGAAATATGGCTGTAGGGTTTGTTTGGAGAAGGCTAGTAAACAGCTTCAAACATGTGGTTTTAAGAATGAGGGAAGAGGGATGAATGCTGGTTGCTATTTGAGGTATTCTACTcacaaattttataattttgatgATGGGGGACGTCAATTAGGGATTCATCATG GTTTAGGAATTGCCATAGCTATTGTTTTAGCAGTTGCTGCACTTGTTATGCTGTCTCTCTCTGCAGCTTATGTCATCTACCTAAGATTATTGAAGGAAAGACAAG AAAGGAGCAATCTTTCCATGAGTTTGAACAAATGGAGCTTGAATTTCAAGTATGAAACACTAGAAAAGGCAACAGATTATTTCAATTCTTCAAGGAAAATAGGGCAAGGAGGGTCTGGTTCAGTGTATATGGGAACTCTTGAAAATGGGGAAAGTGTTGCTGTTAAAAGATTGATTTTCAATACAAGACAATGGGTAGATGATTTCTTCAATGAAGTGAACTTAATAAGTGGAATTGAACACAAGAACCTTGTGAAGCTTATAGGGTGTAGCATTGAAGGCCCTGAAAGTCTTCTGGTTTATGAGTATGTTCATAACAGGAGCCTTGATCGCTTCATTTTCGGCAATGATAGATTTCTTAATTGGAAGGAGCGCTTCAATATAATTGTAGGAACAGCAGAGGGGTTGGCTTATCTTCATGGAGGAGGATGTCAAGCGAGAATAATCCATAGAGACATTAAAAGCAGTAACGTTCTTCTTGATGAGAATCTTGCTCCAAAAATTGCAGATTTCGGACTTGTTCGGTGTTTTGGTGCTGATGTGTCTCATCTTAGCACTGGAATTGCAGGAACAAT AGGGTATATGGCTCCGGAGTATCTAATTCGGGGGCAACTTACAGAGAAAGCAGATGTATACAGTTATGGAGTACTAGTTCTTGAGATAGTAATGGGTAAAAGATGCAATGCTTTCATAGAAGACTCAAAATCCCTTTTGCAGACA GTATGGCAACTGTACAGATCAAACAGATTGGTTGAAGCTGTTGATCCTAGCATGAAAGGACAAGTTACAGCTCCGGTTTGCCAAGTGCTGCAGATTGGGCTGTTATGCACACAAGCTTCACTTAGCTTAAGACCATCAATGGAAAAAGTTGTGGAAATGTTGACTAATCCAGAGACTCAAATTCCTCTGCCTAATCAACCTCCATTCATCAATGCCAACAACAACTAA
- the LOC136234100 gene encoding cysteine-rich receptor-like protein kinase 42 isoform X2 encodes MMHCSSPKKYKRWVFCCMIYCYSLLISVSISDPRINQSGLYCGKMEATAAGLIPSFVKEMESLSQLITNTNTHLAYYHLNSTFPIYALAQCHQDLSQTDCLLCYASSRTKIPRCLPSPSARIFLDGCFLRYDKYDFFNESVSLFDTVQCSTSMDNNRFKFAESVGFVLGNVTRKAVDNGGFSVWGVDGVYALGQCWGTLGKYGCRVCLEKASKQLQTCGFKNEGRGMNAGCYLRYSTHKFYNFDDGGRQLGIHHGLGIAIAIVLAVAALVMLSLSAAYVIYLRLLKERQERSNLSMSLNKWSLNFKYETLEKATDYFNSSRKIGQGGSGSVYMGTLENGESVAVKRLIFNTRQWVDDFFNEVNLISGIEHKNLVKLIGCSIEGPESLLVYEYVHNRSLDRFIFGNDRFLNWKERFNIIVGTAEGLAYLHGGGCQARIIHRDIKSSNVLLDENLAPKIADFGLVRCFGADVSHLSTGIAGTIGYMAPEYLIRGQLTEKADVYSYGVLVLEIVMGKRCNAFIEDSKSLLQTVCMATVQIKQIG; translated from the exons ATGATGCATTGTTCAAGTCCAAAGAAATACAAAAGATGGGTCTTTTGTTGTATGATATACTGCTACTCGTTGTTGATCTCTGTGTCAATCTCAGATCCTCGAATAAACCAATCCGGGCTCTACTGCGGGAAGATGGAAGCGACAGCAGCCGGTCTaattccttctttcgtgaaagAAATGGAAAGTCTTTCGCAGCTGATAACAAACACCAATACCCATTTGGCTTATTACCAtctaaactcaacatttccTATCTATGCTTTGGCCCAATGTCATCAAGACCTTTCTCAAACCGATTGCCTCCTCTGCTACGCATCTTCTCGCACCAAAATCCCCCGTTGTCTCCCTTCTCCTTCCGCCCGAATCTTCTTGGACGGCTGCTTTCTTCGTTACGACAAATACGACTTCTTTAATGAGTCTGTCTCTCTTTTCGACACTGTACAATGTAGTACTAGTATGGATAATAATAGATTCAAGTTTGCTGAGAGTGTTGGGTTTGTTCTCGGGAATGTTACTAGAAAAGCTGTGGACAATGGTGGCTTTAGTGTTTGGGGGGTTGATGGTGTTTATGCTTTGGGCCAGTGCTGGGGAACTTTGGGGAAATATGGCTGTAGGGTTTGTTTGGAGAAGGCTAGTAAACAGCTTCAAACATGTGGTTTTAAGAATGAGGGAAGAGGGATGAATGCTGGTTGCTATTTGAGGTATTCTACTcacaaattttataattttgatgATGGGGGACGTCAATTAGGGATTCATCATG GTTTAGGAATTGCCATAGCTATTGTTTTAGCAGTTGCTGCACTTGTTATGCTGTCTCTCTCTGCAGCTTATGTCATCTACCTAAGATTATTGAAGGAAAGACAAG AAAGGAGCAATCTTTCCATGAGTTTGAACAAATGGAGCTTGAATTTCAAGTATGAAACACTAGAAAAGGCAACAGATTATTTCAATTCTTCAAGGAAAATAGGGCAAGGAGGGTCTGGTTCAGTGTATATGGGAACTCTTGAAAATGGGGAAAGTGTTGCTGTTAAAAGATTGATTTTCAATACAAGACAATGGGTAGATGATTTCTTCAATGAAGTGAACTTAATAAGTGGAATTGAACACAAGAACCTTGTGAAGCTTATAGGGTGTAGCATTGAAGGCCCTGAAAGTCTTCTGGTTTATGAGTATGTTCATAACAGGAGCCTTGATCGCTTCATTTTCGGCAATGATAGATTTCTTAATTGGAAGGAGCGCTTCAATATAATTGTAGGAACAGCAGAGGGGTTGGCTTATCTTCATGGAGGAGGATGTCAAGCGAGAATAATCCATAGAGACATTAAAAGCAGTAACGTTCTTCTTGATGAGAATCTTGCTCCAAAAATTGCAGATTTCGGACTTGTTCGGTGTTTTGGTGCTGATGTGTCTCATCTTAGCACTGGAATTGCAGGAACAAT AGGGTATATGGCTCCGGAGTATCTAATTCGGGGGCAACTTACAGAGAAAGCAGATGTATACAGTTATGGAGTACTAGTTCTTGAGATAGTAATGGGTAAAAGATGCAATGCTTTCATAGAAGACTCAAAATCCCTTTTGCAGACAGTAT GTATGGCAACTGTACAGATCAAACAGATTGGTTGA